Proteins encoded in a region of the Diospyros lotus cultivar Yz01 chromosome 9, ASM1463336v1, whole genome shotgun sequence genome:
- the LOC127809384 gene encoding uncharacterized protein LOC127809384, with translation MDARRGRGRGRPSARGRGHLVPTPEVQATGAGEQRQPGPPDMQETLAGILRAVDVLAASQLRQERRHDDRTATAQASHSGTSGAGDGSGATVLRDFMALRPPEFSGGADATVAEDWLLAVEKHLRSIDCAEAHRVRLGTFLLRGDAERWWETTRQRYGDGGPSWAQFVEAFNETYVPAWIREQKVFEFIELQ, from the coding sequence atggacgcacgacgtgggcgaggtcgtggtagaccgtCGGCACGAGGTAGAGGACACCTTGTCCCTACTCCGGAGGTTCAGGCTACAGGTGCGGGAGAGCAGAGACAGCCAGGGCCACCAGATATGCAGGAGACATTAGCGGGTATTTTACGAGCTGTAGATGTACTGGCAGCATCTCAGTTGCGACAGGAGCGCAGACATGATGAtaggaccgctacggcccaGGCGTCGCATTCAGGTACGTCGGGAGCAGGGGACGGTTCAGGTGCTACAGTGCTTAGAGATTTTATGGCCTTGCgaccaccagagtttagtggaggcgctGATGCGACGGTGGCTGAGGATTGGTTACTAGCGGTGGAGAAGCATTTGAGATCCATAGACTGTGCAGAGGCCCACAGAGTTCGGCTGGGGACTTTCTTGTTACGAGGTGACGCCGAGcggtggtgggagaccaccagacagaGATATGGCGATGGAGGTCCGTCATGGGCACAGTTCGTTGAGGCGTTCAATGAGACCTATGTACCAGCTTGGatcagagagcag